In the Arachis ipaensis cultivar K30076 chromosome B04, Araip1.1, whole genome shotgun sequence genome, GGACCCTCTCCACAACTCAGCAGGTCTGGCTTCCGGTACTATTTGTGTTTCATTGATGCCTACAGCCGGTACACCTGCACCTACTTACTACACACCAAGAATCAAACCTTCACAGCCTTTCTCCAGTATAAGACCCTGATGGAAAACCAAACAGGCAACACTATCAAAGCCCTCCAAACTGACCATGGTGGAGAATACCTCTCCAACACCTTTTCCCAGTACCTAAGCAGTCATGGAATTCATCATAGACTTACCTGCCCTCACACACACACCAATAGAATGGCTGTGTTGAACGCAAGCACCGCCATCTCACTGAAACAGCTCTCACCCTTCTCTCCCAAGCCTCTCTGCCCCTTTCCTTCTGGGATGAAGCAATCCTAACCTCCACCTACCTAATCAACAGACTCCCTTCCCCTGCCCTGAACTTTAAATCCCCCTTAGAAGTCCTATTCAACATCATACCAACATATACCCTATTAAAACCATTTGGCTGCGCATGCTATCCCTGGCTACGACCTTATAACAAGAACAAATTTGACTACAGATCAACTAAATGCATATTCCTAGGCTACGCTCCTAACCATAGAGGCTACAAGTGTCTATCCCCTTCAGGTAAAATCTATACTGCCCGAAATGTTGTCTTCTGTGAACAAGAATTTCCCTACCAAGCCCTTTTCCCCAACCCTTCCCAGCTTAACCATACCCAACCCTCAAACCATACCTCCCCAGCTATCTATACCTTTCATCCTCCCTATCTAAACATGCATAATAGACCTCCCACTAATAGCAATAACATGTCTTTATCATTATCTTCTATACCTGTTGAAGTCCCTAATAATGCTGAAACAGCTGCTGGCAGTGCTAATAGTGTAGATTCCGTTGAGACTGTTCCAATGCAGGTGGTGATGCATCCGAATTCGCAGCCTTCCCATGCTGTATCTCAACCCACATCTTCGCAGCATCCCAACATTGCTCGTGCTGACACAGCTACTCAAAACAACCACCACATGCAAACCAAGAGCAAAAGTGAAATTTTCAAACCTAAAGCACTCAATACAGTGGTGGATTCACTTGATACCCTCCCCAAGTCAGTCTCCGAAGCACTTGCTACCCCACATTGGAGAAGGGCCATGGAGGAGGAATACTCAGCCCTGATCAAGAATGGCACTTGGCAGCTGGTTGACCTGCCCCAGCACTCTAAACCCATAGGATGCAAATGGGTTTTCAGAATAAAGAAACACCCTGATGGCACAATCCAGAAATACAAGGCACGGCTTGTCGCCAAGAGCTTCCACCAACGCCAATGAATTGATTATGACCAGATCTTCAGCCCCGTCGTGCGCCCTGCCACAGTTCGAGTCATGCTCAGTGTGGCTCTCGCCAAAGGGTGGAAAATTCACCAATTCGACTTCAATAATGCGTTTCTCAATGGGGATCTTCACGAGACGGTCTACATGCAGCAACCAGAAGGGTTCAAGGCCCCAAACTGCCTCCAAGTCTGTAAGCTCTAGAAATCTCTGTATGGACTCAAACAGGTACCTAGAGCCTAGTTCACAAAGCTCAGCACTGCACTTCGACAATTTGGCTTCACAAGCACTCAATATGATGTCTCCCTGTTCACCAAATTCACATCATCCTCAACCACATACATCCTGGTGTATGTAGATGATATCCTTATAACTGGCAACTCTGAGTCTGATATTAAGGCACTTGTGACTGAACTCCATAGAACCTTTGCCTTAAAAGAGTTGGGTGAAATGAACTACTTCCTTGGCATTGAGGTTGCAAAAACCCCTGGCGGCACAGTGACTCTCAAACAAACAAAGTACATTGAGGACCTGTTGAAACGGGCAGACATGATCCATGCAAAACCTGTACCTACCCCATGACCTCCTCCCTAAAGCTATCTGCCTTTGGAGATGGCTCCTTCAGCAATCCCACTCTGTTTCGGTCAATAGTTGGTGGTCTGCAGTATGCTACGATTACAAGACCTGAGATCTCCTTTTCAGTAAATAAAGTAGCCCAGTTCCTTCACAACCCTCTTGAGTCCCACTGGAAAGCTGTAAAACGAATCCTCAGGTACCTAGCAGGCACCACAGAATATGGCCTCAGGTTCAGCAAGTTCACAAACTTCAGGATCTATGGCTTTTGCGACTCTGATTGGGCCAGTGATGTTGATGATCGCAAGTCAACAAATGGGTATGGCATTTACCTTGGCTCAAACTTGGTCTCATGGGCTAGCAGAAAGCAAACTGCAGTGTCCAAAAGCAGCACTGAAGCTGAATTTCGAGGAATTGCAGATGCTGTGACCGAAATCATTTGGCTTCAAAACCTTCTCAGTGAAATGAGAATCGCATGCTCGACAAAACCTGTGGTATACTGCGACAATCAAAGTGCAGTCATGCTCTCTGCCAACCCAATTATACACAACAAGTCCAAGCACTTTGCTCTCAATCAGTCCTTTGTTCGAGATTATGTAAccagaaaaaaaatatttgtgcAACACATCCCAGCTCAAGATCAACTAGCAGACACCCTAACCAAACCTCTCTCAACTACAACCTTTGACAGATTCAGAAAGCTGCTAAGAGTTTTCAATACAGAGTCATCATAGGCCCTTGGTTTGAGGGGGCATGTTAGTAAAGTcactctctagaaactacatgtGCCAGCTCAGCTGGAATTAGTTACAGCTGTTAGACTCTCAACTAACTTGCTGTTACACTCTCACACACTCTACACCTCACTCAACTTGTATAAATAACTAGCTCATATTGACTCTGTATTCATTCTTTTCAATTCTGTTACAATGCAACCCCTTTCTCCTATCCTTACTTCTCTTGCTCTGTGATTCTCACTCAACAGTAAACTACTGATACTTAACAGAGGCTTCATATGGTATTTGttaaaatttaattcaataattatTTAATGCATATTATCTATGCGTACTGTTTATATAGTTGACATGTACTTGAAGTATATCTATCaagattattattgttattatgaatagaatttttaaaattttttactttaataaatacataaaaaatttaaaacttaaattttatATATCTTTTATAAGAAATTCAATTAGATTAGATCAAGTCATCAGACacccaaaaaaataaaagacCAAGTCATCAATAGAAGCAAGCTGCTCAATTGGAGCTTTTGCGGTTTTGCCCCATTGTTTGGGTTTAATAATAACATAATAGGCTGCTTAATTGCTGGGCATTAATTTAAGAGATGGTTAAACAATTAGAGATAAATATTATTCTTTCGTGAATTGGAGAAAGACGTGCATGCACGTGTTTTGTGTGTAATGTTTGCAATTTGCATTGCATGATTGCCATCTAGTGCAGTGCAATGCAGTGCAGTGCAGTACATGGATACCACGACAgggtataaaattttaaaatatacatataatgcCAAATTTTATAGcaatatatatgtaaaataaaaaGTTAACTATTAGTTTATTCTCATATTTTTGTGCAtgttttattataaatataaatttaattttattatattatttataaaatttgattataaatataaattactCATTGNNNNNNNNNNNNNNNNNNNNNNNNNNNNNNNNNNNNNNNNNNNNNNNNNNNNNNNNNNNNNNNNNNNNNNNNNNNNNNNNNNNNNNNNNNNNNNNNNNNNNNNNNctataaaaaaaaaaacatgaaaaatataaccaatcaaaattaataaaataatacaaaataaacATATATAAGTAAATAATGAAATTATGAAAGGCTTGCAATCCACGATGCATCGAGTGATGAACGAACGCCAAACGTGAAGCACGTGGGGGATGCTGACTGTACATGAGATGATGTTGTTGAGCTTCCCAACGCACACGTTGCAACccctttgttttgtttatttctaGTTCTAAGATTCTCATATCTGTGACCTTAGGCTCCGTTTAGTTGATGTATATGATGAGATATAGACATAAAGATACAGATATTGAAAACATTGacataaaatatttatgtttatatattgTGTTTGGCAaaaaagacataaacataaaaaagatTAAATTACTCTTCATTCAACCATAAATTTTACCACTATCATTGTATACTCATTATTCCAAACATTGCATATCATCAccattgaatttttattttttctaatattttttattttttctaatatcatcttaaattatcattcaaatattaaatatataatttttcttgaaaaaaaataaaaaactaaagttCAGAATTTATTAAagattaatcaaaatttaaataaataaaaaaattaaatgaacaatttttttttcttgaagaaaataaaaggataaatttGATTGTAGAATCtaaaagaggaagagaaaaaaaattttggggAGATAAGATAACAAATTTTAAGAATTCAATAAgggtaaaagagtaaaaaatCAGTGTCTCACGAGTTGTGTTTCAGTGTCTCACCAAATTGGAGGTACACAAATTTAATGTCTCTGTGTCCATCTGTGTCTTCCCGTGTCCTTCAAAAATCTGTGTCTCACCAAACCAAACAGCAGACATGTGTCACCGTGTCCATGTCTCAATGAGACATGGACATCAACCAAACACTACCTTAGGCCGGTTTGTTTTTCAGTACATGTCCATTAATAAATAGATACAGTGGTAAATATTCGTTATTTACACTGTGTTTGGAACAAAAGAAAactaaaggaaaaaaaatagagagaatgAAAATGAATGAaaacttagttttttttttattagatgcgaaaagaaattgaatggaaagaaaaaaaatggacgTGGAACCCAAGTTTAATTTTTCACTTTATTTATGCAAAGAAAATTGAGAAAAATTTGTAAGTAAGCATAATATTACAAATTTATCTTTTGtgttatattaatatattataatttttatgtAATATAAATAaggatattaatataattttatttaggtatgattttttttcttccatctaaataaaagaaattatttatttattttttttctttcattttatctTCATCCAAataacattaaaaaaattaactttttcttctattttttttattttcttttcatctaTTTTTTTTCCATCTATTTTCCATTTTGCATCCAAACAAAGTGTTAGCTCGTTAGACACAAATTTTGATAAAATAGTGATATATAAGAGCCATTAAAAAATATaggtttttttctaaaataaaattaaaaaataattattttttgaaattcgatttttaaattttaattttttaaatacgatttttttttgtattaaagaCAAGTTTTTAAATTGTTCTATACGGACCCACTAAAAATATCAGGTCATGTATGACCGCGATAGACGCAAGTCTATATGATGGTAGATGTGGAGTTGATGGTCGGCAAGAGCATCCCACATCTCATGTCAGCCACCCAGGAGATGCGGGAACCACTCGCCTCGCCCGAACTGACCATCGTGCCTATACATCTCGTCGATAGTGAGGGGTCTGGTCGGAATGTGCTACAGGCCACCAAACTGACGTACAACCCGACCACCTAATGCCACTCGACGATCGCAAAGTAGAGGAGGAGACATACAACCACCGCCGAGGCTTCAGCCTCAGCTATCCCTGGTGGTACAAGACCATGCAGCTGTGGGTCAGCATACAGCATCCAGTCAACCTGTTCATGAATAAcgtaattaacataaaattttaATTCTTAACTCGCAAGAAACATCATGtataagataataatttaattaacatGAAAATTTAATTCTTAAATCTTTATCACTTACGTTGAGGATGCCGATCCCATTCAGAGTGTATCTGTAGTGTCTAAACCTATGCTCGCCTCTGGCATTGTCTGGACGATACTCAACCCACCTACAATACCGCAAATGATTACACATTATTTCTCAATTTCATTAACTAACGAAGACATGTACAAAAACAAATAATACCTCTCAACAAGCGGAAATCGACGAGTATCAAATCCATCGGGCCGTAACAGCGAAATATGGTGATAGGCTCAAGAGAGTAGCAAACTAACGCATCCACCTAAATTGCGCTAACCATGCTCCGTGGTACGACACATCTGGCGGTACAGTCATACCAGCACAGCCGAGCCCCATGATAACCCGCCACATCTGTCGAGGTCCTCTAGGAGGGCGAGCCACCTAATGCGTACTCGAGAGTCAGATGCATTCAGGAATAAGATATCCCCGATCAACTGCATGATATACCTTCTCGTGTACCACAACAGGCACTCCCCAATGGCGTCCTGCTCTAGCTCTCCACAGACGGTCTGGTGAAACCATGTGAGCTTGACAGTCCACATAGTTTGTGACTGTCTATCCTCTGGGGCAGGAACAACACCCAGTAGCTGCTGACAGAAGTCCTAAATAGACCGTCCATCATGGTGCTGCTCCCACCCACTGATGCAGCCACCATCAGGATCACCATCGATCCTGAGTCCTAGCTGGTAGGCCATATCCTGCAGGGTGATAGTTATCTCTCTGTATGTTAGATGAAATATGTGGGACTCACGTCTCCACCTCTCTATCAACGCCGAAGCCAATGGCCAATCATGCTCGAACTCCACCATATAGCCACATGCTTAAACCCGGCTCGCCTAAGATATGGCCTAATCTGCTCAAGCGGGCGTCTCATCGAATTCCGTCTGGTGCGCAAGATCCGAGGCGCCTAccaaacggaaaaaaaaaatttaaaacgagggtcaacacataaaattacaaattcaCTGTTTATTACAACATAATAAACAAAAGTGATAAAAGTGTACCACTCGATCAAGTCTGCCAACAATGTGCTCAGCCTAATCCAATCTGTAAAACGTATGCTCGTAGACCAATAACTGCTGCTCCATCTAACCACActctagtaaaataaaataacatatacTGAACTCAGTTCCTTTCAcattaactaaatttttaaaagacaTATTTAAACCAACTACATGAGGCCATCAACTAACTCTATAAACATACTAATCAATAACTAACAGAAAACTAAATTTTactaattatgtttttttttaatctaatgtaactaattatttcactaagggataa is a window encoding:
- the LOC110271571 gene encoding uncharacterized protein LOC110271571, whose protein sequence is MTSSLKLSAFGDGSFSNPTLFRSIVGGLQYATITRPEISFSVNKVAQFLHNPLESHWKAVKRILRYLAGTTEYGLRFSKFTNFRIYGFCDSDWASDVDDRKSTNGYGIYLGSNLVSWASRKQTAVSKSSTEAEFRGIADAVTEIIWLQNLLSEMRIACSTKPVVYCDNQSAVMLSANPIIHNKSKHFALNQSFVRDYVTRKKIFVQHIPAQDQLADTLTKPLSTTTFDRFRKLLRVFNTESS